One part of the Hydrogenobacter sp. T-2 genome encodes these proteins:
- a CDS encoding transglutaminase domain-containing protein has translation MDRRTLLKGAMCGITLMAMPIGTVLSKTSQNKKALKLTYSTELPYKDLVRLWIPVPMNTSYQKLVDVDVRSNASRILMTEENIYKTPILYLEFQGGSERNFAEVSFHVEIWNRDKIDWKTIPANNRKIPEDVALYLKPTEHIQTDGIVKEYADKITKGAKTDLEKARAIYNWVVENTFRDPKVLGCGVGDVKSMLESGYFGGKCTDINSLFVALCRASGIPAREIFGIRVLPSELSKGISSVQGDATKAQHCRAEFYLGRWIPADPADVRKLILEEELDLRHPKVAQIREFMFGEWDVHWVAFNYARDFKLKPPMSSVESLNEFMYPVAEVGGKAIDKYKLTFEHSKYKVQVI, from the coding sequence ATGGATAGAAGAACGCTTCTTAAGGGAGCAATGTGTGGAATTACGCTTATGGCTATGCCCATCGGCACTGTTTTAAGCAAGACATCACAAAATAAAAAGGCGTTGAAGCTGACCTACTCCACGGAATTACCCTATAAAGACCTCGTTAGGTTATGGATTCCAGTTCCTATGAACACTTCCTATCAGAAGCTCGTTGATGTGGATGTAAGGAGTAATGCTTCCAGAATTCTTATGACAGAGGAAAATATCTATAAGACCCCTATTCTGTATTTAGAATTTCAGGGTGGTTCAGAAAGAAACTTTGCAGAGGTGAGCTTCCATGTAGAAATTTGGAATAGAGATAAGATAGATTGGAAAACTATACCTGCTAATAATAGAAAAATACCAGAGGATGTGGCTCTTTATCTCAAGCCAACGGAACATATACAGACAGATGGTATAGTTAAAGAATACGCAGACAAAATAACAAAAGGAGCAAAGACGGATTTAGAAAAAGCAAGGGCGATATATAACTGGGTTGTAGAAAACACCTTTAGAGACCCAAAAGTTCTGGGTTGTGGTGTCGGAGACGTGAAGAGTATGCTGGAAAGTGGATATTTTGGCGGAAAGTGCACAGATATAAACTCTCTGTTTGTCGCACTATGTAGAGCTTCTGGTATACCAGCAAGGGAAATATTTGGGATAAGGGTGTTGCCTTCTGAGCTTTCAAAGGGAATATCCTCTGTTCAAGGTGACGCCACAAAAGCACAGCATTGCAGGGCAGAATTCTATCTGGGCAGATGGATACCTGCAGACCCTGCAGACGTAAGGAAGCTAATACTTGAAGAAGAGCTTGACCTAAGACATCCTAAAGTGGCACAGATAAGAGAGTTTATGTTCGGCGAGTGGGATGTCCACTGGGTAGCTTTTAATTATGCAAGGGACTTTAAGCTGAAGCCTCCCATGTCCAGCGTAGAATCTCTCAACGAATTCATGTATCCTGTTGCAGAAGTGGGAGGCAAGGCAATAGACAAATACAAGCTTACTTTTGAGCACTCTAAGTATAAAGTGCAGGTAATTTAG
- a CDS encoding cytochrome P460 family protein, which yields MKKLLALGIMAGFSLALAEAFKVAPEKYRSWNHVKSMVIFDQKHPLFNPFSGVHHVYVNDKGLETIKKDGKRVFPDGTVIAIVFYEHVLDNGAYVEGAKRIEAFMVKDSKKYKATDGWGYYGYDGKGNNLVKDMAKDCHACHAQVKDKDFVFSVWTK from the coding sequence ATGAAGAAACTTTTAGCTTTGGGAATCATGGCAGGTTTTAGCCTTGCCCTTGCAGAAGCCTTCAAGGTAGCTCCTGAGAAATACAGGAGCTGGAACCATGTAAAGAGTATGGTAATATTTGACCAGAAGCATCCCCTTTTTAACCCCTTCAGCGGTGTTCACCATGTTTATGTGAATGATAAGGGCTTGGAAACCATAAAGAAGGATGGAAAAAGGGTCTTTCCAGATGGAACGGTTATAGCCATAGTCTTTTACGAGCATGTGCTTGATAATGGTGCCTATGTAGAGGGTGCAAAGAGGATAGAAGCCTTTATGGTAAAAGATAGTAAGAAATACAAGGCTACCGACGGCTGGGGCTACTATGGCTACGATGGTAAGGGGAACAACTTGGTCAAGGACATGGCAAAGGACTGCCATGCTTGCCATGCTCAGGTAAAGGACAAGGACTTTGTCTTTTCTGTTTGGACTAAGTAA
- a CDS encoding Crp/Fnr family transcriptional regulator, translating into MWIEETKKLLEGMFPPQRVNKGSLLFSEGSLCSAVPFVKEGELRVYLISNSGRELTLYRVMPGQMCMLAMITVYSKREYPAYTRAEEDSVIFMVPKEIALRWFEENHWWRSLFMKVLSENLLSVMEIINSMVSNRVEERLIHYLLSEAKGRGFIEKTHEDIAKDVGSVRVVVSRVLKDIERDGLIEVCRGRIFIKDYEALKRRAGITRP; encoded by the coding sequence ATGTGGATAGAAGAAACAAAAAAGCTTTTGGAGGGCATGTTTCCACCTCAGAGAGTTAATAAAGGGTCTTTGCTTTTTTCTGAAGGTAGTCTATGCTCTGCAGTTCCTTTTGTGAAGGAGGGTGAGCTAAGGGTTTACCTTATATCAAACTCAGGCAGGGAGCTAACCCTCTATAGGGTGATGCCCGGTCAGATGTGCATGCTTGCTATGATTACGGTTTACTCCAAGAGGGAATATCCAGCCTACACAAGAGCTGAAGAAGATTCCGTTATTTTCATGGTACCTAAAGAAATAGCCCTCAGATGGTTTGAAGAAAATCACTGGTGGAGAAGCCTTTTTATGAAGGTCCTCTCAGAAAACCTTCTTTCTGTAATGGAGATAATCAACTCAATGGTATCAAACAGGGTAGAAGAAAGGCTTATACATTACCTGCTTTCAGAGGCTAAAGGAAGAGGGTTTATTGAAAAGACCCATGAAGATATTGCCAAAGATGTGGGAAGTGTTAGGGTAGTGGTAAGTAGGGTCCTAAAGGACATTGAAAGGGATGGACTTATAGAGGTCTGTAGAGGAAGGATATTTATTAAGGACTATGAGGCCCTGAAAAGGCGGGCAGGGATAACCCGCCCCTGA
- a CDS encoding RidA family protein: MKPIFTEKAPKPVGPYSQALVAGGFLFLSGQIGIDPDTGKLREGFTEQVKQVFDNIEAILQAGGVDKKSVVRVVVYLKDISLFKEFNALYEDFFKDVPVKPVRTTVEVSGLPLDALVELEITALAKERT; encoded by the coding sequence ATGAAACCTATCTTTACCGAAAAAGCACCAAAACCTGTGGGACCGTATTCCCAAGCACTTGTGGCTGGTGGTTTTTTGTTCCTATCGGGTCAGATAGGCATCGACCCAGATACGGGAAAGCTCAGAGAAGGATTTACAGAGCAAGTTAAACAGGTGTTTGATAACATAGAGGCAATACTGCAGGCAGGTGGTGTGGATAAGAAAAGTGTAGTGAGAGTTGTGGTCTATTTAAAGGACATAAGCCTTTTCAAGGAGTTTAACGCCCTTTATGAGGACTTTTTCAAGGATGTCCCTGTCAAGCCTGTGAGGACAACCGTTGAAGTAAGCGGACTACCTCTTGACGCTCTTGTAGAGCTTGAGATTACCGCACTTGCCAAAGAAAGGACATGA
- the dnaB gene encoding replicative DNA helicase, with product MIPSDLEPPYDELAERAVLGAIIADPETMPTVLEHIREEDFYFENHKLLFSLLYKVWEDKGKDWDDIVLREYIEKRGLKEKLDMAFIYSLVEEAATGSLLEEAIRSVKEKSGLRKLMDLSLNVLRGIKEEPDLENLLELLNTKLIEISEKQIVSHYWHIRDVARDVIDIIEKHRKQEKLITGRATGFLDLDTLTTGFHPSDLIIVAARPGMGKSSFMLSMAINMAMQEKAPVVIYSLEMSKEQLVMRALSMLSGVPLQNIRRGFVNEEDRNKLISSALDLSRCEIYIDDTPGLSTTDVRIKTRKLKKEKGVEVAFIDYLQLLRPPTRRSSRQEEVAEISRNLKALAKELAIPVVALAQLSRQVEHRSDKRPQLADLRESGQIEQDADLIIFIHRPEYYKRNPSPEEQGTAEIIVAKQRQGPTGIVKVAFLKDTASFRPLMAGVSTTTEDYEQELEDFSEDEFDLDF from the coding sequence ATGATACCCTCTGACCTTGAACCACCCTATGACGAGCTTGCGGAAAGGGCAGTCTTGGGTGCAATAATCGCAGACCCAGAGACCATGCCCACAGTGCTTGAGCATATCAGGGAGGAGGACTTTTATTTTGAAAATCACAAACTACTTTTCTCTTTGCTCTATAAGGTTTGGGAGGACAAGGGAAAGGACTGGGATGATATAGTTCTGAGAGAGTATATAGAGAAACGGGGGCTGAAGGAAAAGTTAGATATGGCTTTTATTTATTCTCTCGTTGAAGAGGCTGCTACTGGAAGCCTTCTTGAAGAAGCCATAAGAAGCGTAAAGGAAAAGTCTGGACTTAGAAAATTAATGGACCTATCTCTTAATGTGCTAAGGGGCATAAAAGAAGAGCCAGACCTTGAAAACCTCCTTGAACTCTTAAACACAAAGCTAATAGAAATATCCGAAAAACAGATAGTTAGCCATTACTGGCATATAAGGGATGTGGCGAGGGATGTTATTGACATTATAGAAAAGCACCGAAAGCAGGAAAAACTTATAACTGGTAGGGCAACGGGTTTTCTTGACCTTGACACTTTGACCACTGGTTTTCATCCCTCTGACCTTATCATAGTTGCTGCCAGACCGGGCATGGGCAAAAGTAGTTTTATGCTCTCTATGGCAATAAACATGGCGATGCAGGAAAAAGCTCCAGTTGTCATATACTCTCTGGAAATGAGCAAGGAACAGCTCGTTATGAGGGCTTTGTCTATGCTCTCTGGAGTCCCTCTTCAAAACATAAGGAGGGGTTTTGTAAACGAAGAGGATAGAAACAAGCTCATATCTTCTGCTCTTGACCTTTCAAGATGTGAAATATACATAGATGATACTCCCGGTCTTTCTACCACTGACGTGAGAATAAAGACAAGAAAGCTAAAAAAGGAAAAGGGTGTGGAAGTAGCCTTTATTGACTATCTTCAGCTCCTTAGACCTCCCACAAGAAGGTCTTCAAGGCAGGAGGAGGTGGCGGAGATATCAAGAAACCTCAAAGCTCTTGCAAAAGAACTTGCCATACCCGTGGTGGCTCTGGCACAGCTATCGCGTCAGGTGGAACATAGGTCAGACAAAAGACCACAGCTTGCAGACCTAAGAGAGTCTGGACAGATTGAGCAAGATGCGGACCTTATAATCTTTATCCACAGACCAGAATACTATAAAAGAAACCCATCACCAGAAGAGCAGGGAACCGCAGAGATAATAGTGGCAAAACAGAGACAGGGACCCACAGGAATCGTAAAGGTTGCCTTCCTAAAGGATACAGCCAGCTTTAGACCACTTATGGCAGGAGTATCTACCACCACAGAAGACTACGAACAGGAGTTGGAGGACTTTTCAGAGGATGAATTTGACTTGGACTTTTAG
- a CDS encoding YicC family protein, which translates to MFSMTGYGSGTFENEDWAVNIFVKSLNGKTLEVFIKSNYNLMSLEFLVRKLVKEFIRRGTVNLHIEVKRKGIIEPVSLDALFRNINFFKIIREKLNLNVGDDTILHLAAKFSEAPKEEIDPSLEEAVSCALTDALKELLNRRAEEGEHIRKYMEERLVSIEELLQKIIQSREEVYQRVKKRVLEKAKELGLSENNALVLNEIALILSKMDVEEEISRFKAHLTKSRELFRSQDEVGRKLEFLFQEMHREITTLSNKLPDLSHLAVEIKTEIDRLKQQVANVE; encoded by the coding sequence ATGTTTAGTATGACCGGCTACGGCTCAGGAACTTTTGAAAATGAAGATTGGGCTGTTAACATATTCGTGAAAAGCCTAAACGGCAAGACTCTTGAGGTGTTTATAAAGTCAAACTACAACCTTATGTCCCTTGAATTTCTTGTGAGAAAACTGGTAAAGGAGTTTATCAGAAGAGGAACGGTCAACTTGCACATTGAGGTCAAAAGAAAGGGAATTATTGAACCCGTGAGCTTAGATGCCCTATTTAGAAACATAAACTTTTTTAAGATAATAAGGGAGAAGCTTAACTTAAATGTGGGGGATGACACCATCTTACACCTCGCTGCAAAGTTTTCAGAAGCTCCAAAGGAGGAGATAGACCCATCTCTTGAAGAGGCAGTTTCCTGTGCTTTGACGGATGCACTAAAGGAGCTTCTCAACAGAAGAGCGGAGGAGGGAGAACACATAAGGAAATATATGGAAGAGAGGCTTGTAAGTATTGAGGAGTTACTTCAGAAGATAATACAAAGCAGGGAAGAGGTTTACCAAAGGGTAAAAAAGAGGGTTTTGGAAAAGGCAAAAGAGCTTGGGCTTTCGGAAAACAACGCTTTGGTGCTCAACGAGATAGCTCTTATCCTCTCCAAAATGGACGTGGAAGAGGAGATAAGCAGGTTTAAAGCTCACCTTACCAAGAGTAGGGAGCTTTTTAGGTCGCAAGATGAGGTGGGAAGAAAGTTAGAGTTTCTCTTTCAGGAAATGCATCGGGAGATAACCACACTCTCCAATAAACTTCCAGACCTGTCGCATCTTGCGGTGGAGATAAAAACAGAAATTGACAGACTAAAACAGCAGGTGGCAAACGTGGAATAG
- the rpsT gene encoding 30S ribosomal protein S20, translating to MPNTRQAEKRMRRDAKRRIRNRYHLSKMKTYIRKFRRMVEASQLEEAKQFLPQVVSIIYHTASKGVIHKKEASRRASRVSTILNKALQKVQG from the coding sequence ATGCCTAACACGAGGCAGGCTGAAAAGCGTATGAGAAGAGACGCAAAGAGGAGGATCAGAAACAGGTATCATCTATCAAAGATGAAGACCTATATAAGGAAATTTAGAAGGATGGTAGAGGCTAGTCAACTGGAAGAGGCAAAGCAGTTTCTACCTCAAGTTGTAAGCATCATATACCATACCGCATCCAAGGGTGTTATACATAAGAAGGAAGCAAGCAGAAGGGCTTCAAGGGTTTCTACCATTCTTAACAAGGCTCTTCAAAAGGTTCAAGGGTAG
- the murJ gene encoding murein biosynthesis integral membrane protein MurJ, protein MGLLKHSISFSIATLLSRIIGYVRDALIAYYFGVSHITDAFFVAFRLPNTFRRLFGEGGFNAAFVPIFAKRVREGTEREFLNSTFTYYTLFNLLVTLAGILFAEWIIRLIAPGIISKSYFELAVFMARFLFSYLFFVGLSAFFMAVLNTRGVFFVPAFAQAVFNIVMALCIALASHSLGYMALVLGVLAGGFAQLIFHLPSVVSQKLLPQPTLKRDRDLNLLLKRLIPALMGFGVAQLSFFIDTFLASFLALGAISYLYYANRIFQLPLGALSVGMANSLLSVLASGQDPKKNITLAFRFITLLALPATGGLLVLSHQIIALLYGRGKFLEEDIAVAGKVLAVYSLGLVFFSLQKVLASVFFAKGDTKTPVLSSLFAVLSEGFFAFVFAFVLKLGVVGLALGTASSSITGFGFLLYFWRERNLDIRTYFLTALKSIFATLVMCISVLLLKPSPYGVLYSIPLAVAVYWLCLLMLKEPLAYLPLNLLKSLVKNGRNP, encoded by the coding sequence ATGGGATTACTCAAGCACTCCATTTCCTTCTCCATCGCCACCCTTTTAAGTAGGATTATAGGCTATGTAAGAGATGCCCTAATAGCCTACTATTTCGGCGTTTCTCATATAACAGATGCCTTTTTTGTAGCTTTTAGGCTTCCCAACACCTTTAGAAGGCTCTTTGGAGAGGGTGGCTTTAACGCAGCCTTTGTTCCCATCTTTGCCAAGAGGGTAAGGGAAGGAACGGAAAGGGAGTTTCTCAATTCAACCTTTACCTACTATACGCTCTTTAATCTTTTGGTAACCCTTGCAGGCATTCTGTTTGCGGAGTGGATAATAAGGCTTATAGCTCCAGGGATAATAAGTAAAAGCTACTTTGAATTGGCGGTCTTTATGGCAAGGTTTCTCTTTAGCTATCTCTTTTTTGTAGGACTTAGTGCCTTCTTTATGGCGGTATTAAACACAAGGGGAGTTTTTTTTGTTCCTGCTTTTGCACAGGCGGTCTTTAACATAGTAATGGCTCTTTGTATTGCACTCGCTTCTCACAGTTTGGGTTATATGGCTCTTGTTTTAGGAGTTTTAGCGGGGGGCTTTGCCCAGTTAATTTTTCACCTTCCTTCGGTAGTCTCTCAAAAGCTCCTACCTCAGCCAACGCTTAAAAGAGACAGAGACCTAAACCTTCTTTTAAAGAGACTTATCCCAGCTTTGATGGGATTTGGTGTTGCTCAACTTTCCTTTTTTATAGATACCTTTCTCGCTTCTTTTTTGGCATTGGGTGCCATATCATACCTCTATTACGCCAACAGGATATTCCAGCTTCCCTTGGGTGCCTTGTCTGTGGGTATGGCAAACTCCTTGCTTTCTGTCTTGGCAAGCGGACAAGACCCAAAGAAGAACATCACCCTCGCCTTTAGGTTTATTACACTGCTTGCCCTTCCCGCCACTGGAGGTCTTTTGGTGCTCTCGCACCAGATAATAGCCTTACTTTACGGAAGGGGGAAGTTTTTAGAGGAAGACATAGCAGTAGCAGGCAAAGTGCTTGCGGTTTACTCCTTGGGTCTCGTTTTCTTTTCCCTTCAGAAGGTATTGGCAAGTGTGTTTTTTGCAAAAGGAGACACAAAAACTCCAGTGCTGTCTTCTCTATTTGCAGTTTTATCTGAAGGGTTTTTTGCTTTTGTTTTTGCCTTTGTCCTCAAACTCGGCGTGGTGGGTCTTGCCCTTGGAACTGCAAGCTCATCTATAACAGGCTTTGGATTTTTGCTATACTTTTGGAGAGAGAGAAACTTAGACATAAGAACCTACTTCCTAACTGCGTTGAAATCTATCTTTGCCACCTTGGTTATGTGTATTTCCGTCCTTTTACTAAAACCATCCCCTTACGGAGTGCTCTACTCAATACCCCTTGCGGTTGCTGTCTATTGGCTATGCCTTCTTATGCTTAAAGAGCCCTTAGCTTACCTACCCTTGAACCTTTTGAAGAGCCTTGTTAAGAATGGTAGAAACCCTTGA
- the thiE gene encoding thiamine phosphate synthase, which yields MALNLPRFYAITDSKRYPDMFQRLEKALKKGIRMVQLREKELSGLEYYQLAKRVRELTQDYDAKLLINDRVDIALAVNADGVHLPEKGLPPSVVKRIAPKLLVGYSSHSLEQALWAQEEGADFITLSPIFKTQSHPEAEPVGLGLLKEVSERLSIPIYALGGITWERLKLCYKNGAYGVAGIGLFFDHVDSNWGSNG from the coding sequence ATGGCTTTAAATTTGCCAAGATTTTACGCCATAACAGACAGCAAAAGATACCCAGACATGTTCCAAAGGTTGGAGAAGGCTCTCAAGAAGGGTATAAGAATGGTTCAGCTCAGGGAAAAGGAGCTTTCTGGACTTGAATACTACCAGCTTGCAAAGAGGGTAAGAGAGCTTACGCAGGACTATGATGCGAAGCTTCTTATAAACGATAGGGTAGACATTGCACTGGCGGTGAATGCGGACGGAGTGCACTTACCAGAAAAAGGTCTGCCACCAAGCGTGGTTAAGAGGATAGCACCAAAGCTCCTCGTGGGATACTCCTCACACAGCCTTGAGCAGGCTCTCTGGGCTCAAGAAGAGGGTGCGGATTTTATAACCCTTAGCCCCATCTTTAAAACCCAGTCCCATCCAGAAGCTGAGCCTGTAGGTCTTGGTTTGCTAAAAGAGGTTTCTGAAAGGCTTTCTATTCCTATATACGCTCTCGGTGGGATTACATGGGAAAGGTTAAAGCTATGTTATAAAAACGGTGCTTACGGTGTTGCTGGTATAGGATTATTCTTTGACCATGTTGATAGTAATTGGGGGAGCAACGGGTAG
- the miaA gene encoding tRNA (adenosine(37)-N6)-dimethylallyltransferase MiaA: MLIVIGGATGSGKSEVCCLLAKRIGGEIISADSMCVYKHMDVGTAKPLECMKEVKHYLLDIIEPGGLFDAKLFEEYALRAIREIINGGKVPIVCGGTYLYIQALLYGIEETPPPDWKLRERLYEIAKEKGSEYLYIRLRAVDPQYAQKISPRDTRRIVRAIEVFINTGRPFSSFHRWSKPRFDFIGFYIRWSWESLSKRLEERAKRMLEMGLIDEIKKLMQMGFENFLTSPQAIGYKEFIPCIKGQKLLEECLSEMLKNTREYAKRQIRWFRKQGWHEVDMERLGTYSALEEVIKIIELYRQ; encoded by the coding sequence ATGTTGATAGTAATTGGGGGAGCAACGGGTAGCGGGAAGTCAGAAGTATGCTGTCTTTTAGCAAAAAGAATTGGAGGAGAAATAATTAGTGCGGATTCCATGTGCGTTTACAAACATATGGACGTAGGCACCGCAAAGCCCTTGGAATGTATGAAAGAGGTCAAACACTATCTGTTAGACATTATAGAGCCGGGAGGGCTTTTTGATGCTAAACTTTTTGAAGAGTATGCTCTTAGGGCTATAAGGGAAATAATAAACGGGGGAAAAGTTCCCATAGTATGCGGTGGGACTTATCTGTATATTCAAGCACTGCTCTATGGTATAGAGGAAACACCACCACCAGATTGGAAACTAAGGGAAAGGTTATACGAAATAGCCAAGGAAAAGGGAAGCGAATATCTCTACATTAGGCTCAGGGCTGTTGACCCACAATATGCGCAGAAAATATCTCCAAGGGATACAAGAAGAATAGTTAGAGCAATTGAAGTCTTCATAAACACGGGAAGACCATTTTCTTCTTTTCATCGCTGGAGCAAGCCGAGGTTTGACTTTATTGGATTTTATATCCGTTGGAGTTGGGAAAGCCTTTCTAAGAGGCTTGAAGAGAGGGCAAAGAGAATGCTTGAGATGGGTCTTATAGATGAGATTAAAAAACTTATGCAAATGGGCTTTGAAAACTTCCTTACATCGCCTCAAGCTATTGGCTACAAGGAGTTTATTCCTTGCATAAAAGGACAAAAACTTCTTGAGGAGTGCCTTTCCGAAATGCTAAAAAACACAAGGGAATATGCCAAAAGGCAGATAAGATGGTTTAGAAAACAGGGATGGCATGAGGTGGATATGGAAAGGCTTGGCACTTATAGTGCATTAGAAGAAGTTATTAAAATAATTGAACTATACAGGCAATAG
- a CDS encoding DNA methyltransferase, with the protein MLSTNNKIRMVSWDFVGYRAGEGRYGIHDYPAMLHYMLVRKLIEKFGRHKKVLLDPFCGSGVSLCEAIRAGKKAMGIDINPLALLIAKVRSSNLDIHVPTDTIIKEAMTSNPEVPKVKNMEYWFKPQVIEALGKLRRAIQNGFL; encoded by the coding sequence ATGTTAAGCACGAATAACAAGATTAGGATGGTTTCTTGGGATTTTGTAGGCTATAGGGCAGGCGAGGGCAGATACGGAATTCATGACTACCCTGCTATGCTTCACTATATGCTTGTCAGAAAGCTTATAGAAAAGTTTGGCAGACACAAAAAAGTTTTGCTTGACCCATTTTGCGGTAGTGGCGTATCTCTTTGCGAGGCTATAAGGGCAGGTAAAAAAGCTATGGGTATTGACATAAACCCTTTGGCTCTACTCATAGCAAAGGTTAGGTCTTCCAACTTAGACATTCATGTTCCCACAGATACCATTATAAAAGAAGCTATGACAAGCAATCCAGAGGTGCCTAAGGTGAAAAACATGGAATATTGGTTTAAACCACAGGTAATTGAAGCCCTTGGAAAACTTAGAAGAGCTATACAAAACGGGTTTCTATGA
- a CDS encoding TldD/PmbA family protein has product MVKEMLKEKSGYLLSNLLSQGGEYGEIFYERVRLCRVQLEDNKIDKVQWGIDEGVGIRLIKGGKTYYGYTTEPTFENLMEIVRTLARGSGHGAIKVGQRYIRGWTKLTIDPDEVDINYRASFLYRVNEKARSYGNKVKQVTVVLLDRSREIMVINSLGETTEDIQKRVVFFVDVVAQEDGLMQRGYESTGIMGGFELFERTSPEEIARKATERALLMLKAKPAPAGPFTVVLSGQAGGTMIHEAVGHGFEADLVQKGLSIYKNKIGQKVASELITVIDDATLEGYNGSFTVDDEGVQAQKTVLIQEGYLVGYMYDRLTAMKEGRQSTGNGRRQSYAHIPIVRMTNTYIAPGKDNPEDIIADTKKGVLVVKMGGGEVNTVTGDFVFEVMEGYMIENGKITYPIRSATLIGNGPKALIDVDAVGHDLGWSIGTCGKDGQGVPVTDAQPTLRIRSMVLGGTEV; this is encoded by the coding sequence ATGGTCAAGGAAATGCTAAAGGAAAAATCAGGCTATCTACTTTCTAATTTACTCTCTCAGGGTGGAGAATACGGAGAGATCTTTTACGAGAGGGTGAGGCTTTGTAGAGTTCAACTTGAGGACAACAAAATAGATAAGGTTCAATGGGGTATTGATGAGGGTGTGGGTATAAGGCTTATAAAGGGTGGCAAAACCTATTACGGATACACTACAGAGCCTACCTTTGAAAATCTAATGGAGATAGTAAGGACCCTCGCAAGGGGTTCAGGACACGGAGCTATAAAGGTGGGTCAGAGATACATAAGAGGTTGGACGAAGTTGACTATAGACCCAGATGAGGTAGATATAAACTACAGAGCGAGTTTTCTCTACAGGGTAAACGAAAAGGCAAGAAGCTATGGAAACAAGGTAAAGCAAGTAACTGTGGTCCTCTTGGACCGCTCAAGGGAGATAATGGTTATAAACAGTCTTGGGGAGACCACAGAGGACATACAAAAGAGGGTGGTCTTTTTCGTGGATGTGGTCGCTCAAGAAGATGGACTTATGCAGAGGGGGTATGAGTCCACCGGCATAATGGGAGGTTTTGAGCTTTTTGAAAGGACAAGCCCGGAGGAGATAGCAAGAAAGGCAACGGAAAGGGCATTGCTTATGCTCAAGGCAAAGCCTGCACCCGCAGGTCCTTTTACAGTGGTGCTTTCAGGTCAGGCGGGAGGGACCATGATACACGAAGCGGTTGGGCATGGCTTTGAGGCAGACTTAGTTCAAAAGGGTCTGTCTATCTACAAGAACAAGATAGGTCAAAAGGTAGCAAGTGAGCTTATAACGGTAATAGATGACGCTACCCTTGAAGGCTACAATGGGTCTTTTACGGTGGACGACGAGGGTGTGCAGGCACAAAAGACAGTGCTTATACAAGAAGGCTATCTTGTAGGCTATATGTATGATAGACTAACCGCTATGAAGGAAGGCAGGCAATCCACTGGAAACGGCAGAAGACAAAGCTACGCTCACATTCCCATTGTAAGAATGACCAACACCTATATAGCACCAGGCAAGGACAACCCAGAGGATATAATAGCGGACACGAAGAAGGGTGTTTTAGTGGTAAAGATGGGTGGAGGTGAGGTTAACACGGTCACAGGAGACTTTGTCTTTGAGGTTATGGAAGGGTATATGATAGAAAATGGGAAAATAACCTATCCCATAAGGTCAGCAACTTTGATAGGCAACGGTCCAAAGGCTCTTATAGATGTGGATGCGGTAGGTCATGACTTGGGGTGGAGCATAGGAACCTGTGGAAAGGATGGACAGGGCGTGCCAGTAACGGACGCACAACCTACCTTGAGAATAAGGTCAATGGTCTTGGGTGGAACGGAGGTTTAG